In Drosophila subpulchrella strain 33 F10 #4 breed RU33 chromosome X, RU_Dsub_v1.1 Primary Assembly, whole genome shotgun sequence, the DNA window TCCAGCGTGCATCCGCCGCTGAGGACGAGCAGGGTCTGGAATCCGCACTGGCGCCCGAAGCCAACGTCCTGGGCCAACATGTCGCCGATCATGAGCACCCGGCTGGGCTGATCGATCTTGTAGTGCTCCACAATCAGATGGCCCAGTTCGCGTCCCGGCTTGCCCAGCGTGATGCAGCTATCCTCCCGGCCACTGGTCTCCACCAGAATGGAGGAGAAGGCACCTGGTCCGATGATATTGACGCCCTTGGCCACCGGCAGCAGGCGATCCGTGGCGCCCTCAATCAGCAGGCACTCCGGATGACGCAGATACAGATGGGCCCGCAGCATCTTCGGGGAGCTCAGGTTGAAGTCCACGTCGATGATGACCGCCCGAACCGGCTCCTTATCGAAGATGTTCTTGGCCAGGCTCTCGTAGTTATCCTCGATGAACGCGTTGGGCTGTAAGgaagaattttttaaattttataatacatcaaattttttttaagaacttaaaatcataaaattaaaatcataaaaaggcttttaaaaagtaattttaaataaaaatctttaaaatgaaGGACTCAAAATGTAAGGCTTAATAAAACTTGTTGCTTATAAATATAAAGTtccaatacaaaaaaaatgataatcAAGCTAAAGACGAATTTGTTAAATGTGAAAgcatatattttctaaaaattaaagttaagaaattctatatttaaaatataaactgCAATTTGAGGAATTAGAATTTAAACGATTTTTGCTTTGGTTTAAATTCATAGTTATATATAagtgaataaaataatattcataaagAAAAAGTATTGATTTGGAAACATGAATTTTTACCAATTAAATAtatgtaattttaaataaaaattcaaagcTAAGGGATTAAACTTTAAAGGCTTTTTACGATATTCTAAATTCATAGATATATAAAAACCCAACACGGAAAATGTGATAGTCGATCTAAAGGCGAATTGGTTGGACTTGGAAGCTTGAAATTTAGGGAGCTGATTCGATTTTAACCAACTAGGCACACTAAGAACCCGATTCCCAATCCACCCACTAGAAATCCTAAAGGATCCCTGCTTAATCTCAATCCTTAGTAAGAACTCACCCCATCCAGGAGCTGGAATCCCGCCTCGCGGAGCACCGCCTTGAACGGCGGACTGGCGATGATGTAGATGAGCCCCTGGAAGTTGATGCCCCGCAGATAATTGATGATGGACTGGGCCGGATGCCAGATCTGCTCCGGCTGCACCTGCATCCCGATCTTGGCGAAGCGCCTGATGCACTGGTCCATCGTGCGGACACTGTTGTTGGTCACGAAGGTCAGGTGCTTTCCGATCCGCTCGAGGGCGGCGTATCCATCGGCCGCCCGCGGCACATTGTAGTCCAAGGTCCACAGGACGCCATCGATGTCGCTGAGCACCCGGTCGAAGGAGCCGACGAAGCTGCTCCGCTGCTCCTCACTCAGCTGCAGGATGTGCTGTGGCTTGGCCTGAGGTAAAAAAGTCgatacaaataatttaagaaaatataataataattatttaaaaatatatgtatttacaTGACACACTATTTTTGACACTGTTTTTGCTCACAAAACACATATTATGGATGCCTTTTTTCCTAGTACTTATGAATAATGTTAATGTATATTCATGACCTGGGTCAACATCAGTAAAACTGGAAGATCAGGCAACTACATTACATTTTCTGACCCAACAGGcaataaattgtttaaataacAGCCCTATTAACATTTTAACTTCAATTGTCAATAACAAGAAAACAATATTATTACCTATTTTAGAATTCATTttcaaaacatattttttttatttatattaaaaaagcaagccgtttttaattttactttaaaacatttttggcTAAGATCATATCTACAAAGATATCTATAtggttttttttgggtgggAAACTATAGAGGACCATTCTAATTATGTGGGTTGTGTTTGATGGATTATTAATATTGATGGCTTGATAAGATTATTCTA includes these proteins:
- the LOC119557776 gene encoding pyridoxal phosphate phosphatase, which translates into the protein MAKPQHILQLSEEQRSSFVGSFDRVLSDIDGVLWTLDYNVPRAADGYAALERIGKHLTFVTNNSVRTMDQCIRRFAKIGMQVQPEQIWHPAQSIINYLRGINFQGLIYIIASPPFKAVLREAGFQLLDGPNAFIEDNYESLAKNIFDKEPVRAVIIDVDFNLSSPKMLRAHLYLRHPECLLIEGATDRLLPVAKGVNIIGPGAFSSILVETSGREDSCITLGKPGRELGHLIVEHYKIDQPSRVLMIGDMLAQDVGFGRQCGFQTLLVLSGGCTLEQLLAETDPRHIPDFFADSMADVAQLLGEAPKAHV